Within Methanomicrobia archaeon, the genomic segment TGTAATTGATCAGCCCGCCGCTTTTCAAGAGCTGCTGCATGAACGGGGGCAGTGGCGGGAACGTATACGCCTCCTGTTTAGTGAGATTTTCGATGATCCCCTGATCTATATTGAGCTCGAGCTGGTCTTCTTCATCGATCTGCTCGACGACGTCCGCCTCGATCAACGGGAGCCCGATGTTGATGGCATTTCTGAAGAAGATCCGAGCGAAGCTCCTGGCGATAACACACTCTATACCTGCGCCGAGCAGTGCACGCGGCGCATGCTCTCGCGAGCTGCCGCAGCCGAAATTCGCACCGGCCACAATGATGTCGCCCGCCTGCACCTCGGCCGCAAATTCCGGGCGCACTTTCGCGAACGCATGTACGGCGAGCGTCTTCGCATCACCGGTCGTCAGGAACTCTGCGGGAATGATCTGATCGGTATCCACGTTATCGCCAAACTTCCAGATTCGCATGGTCTCTTTCGTCCTATCTGCTACCCGCAGGTTGCTCATAGGTAGCGGTTTTTTGTATAAAAATGCCTGGTTCAGGACTCGCTCCCCCGGATTCCGGCACGCTTCTTCGCCCGAGCTGCGATGTTCTATTCGGGACCTCTGGCGCGCAGACGAGCATCAGACTCACGTGAAGAAGCCCAGCAACTTCATGCCGACCTTCACCAGGCCGACCTTGAGCGAATTTCCCAGTCCAACGCCTTCGTACCGTATCGTGCCCCGAGCCAGGGCATCCTGGAACGCGGCAACGGGATTACTGGCGGCTATAATCGCTTTTACGGTTGCCTCGTCAGTGTACGCGCGCATCGTCGGATCAGCGATCGCGCCCTTCTCGAAGCTGACCACGTGTGCATTCGAATCGGTCGCAATACCGAGCACGAGCACACTCCCGTCGTTCAGCGTGATCTCAGCATGGACGCGCGCATCGCTTGCAATGGTCTTGATGAACGGGATGCTATCCACATTCGCATTGTAGACCGCCACCATAGGCTCAATCGCGTTAAAGATCGCATCACCCGAATCCAGCGCCGCGGCGTACGGAGCGAATCCCAGGAGCATCGTGCTCATCATACAGAGCGCGAGTACTGCCGGAAGGGCGTTCAGTTTCTTCAGGTTCAACAGGTTCACCCCCTATCTACAGATACTTCTCTTTTACCGTATTTAACCTTTTTGGTAGCTTTGCGCGCTTACGCACTCGCTCGTTCGTTCGCTAGACCGGCAGCTCGTTCGGGTCGGTAATCCGGCCGGTGATCGCCGATGCCGCAACGACCGCGGGATTCGCCAGGTATACCTCGGAATCCTTGTGCCCCATGCGGCCGATGAAGTTCCGGTTCGTGGTGCTCACGCACCGTTCACCGTTCGCGAGCACACCCATGTGCCCGCCCAGGCATGCGCCACAGGTGGGGCCGCAGACAAACGCGCCGGCGGCAAGGAACGTCTGGATGAGCCCCTCGGCTATTGCCTGCTGGAAGACTCGATCGCTCGCGGGCACGACCACCATCCGCACGTCCTCATGCACCCTTCGGGGCGCCCGCAGGAGTGCAGCAGCGATCCGTAGATCCTCGATACGGCCGTTCGTACAGGAGCCAAGGTAGGCCTGATCGATGGTGACATCGAGCTCGCGTGCCGGCACGGTATTCTCGGGCAGGAAAGGGCAGGCTACCGTGGGTGGGATCGCCGCGGCGTTATATTCATAGATCTTCTCGTACTCATCATCGCGCCCATCGGCATATACCGGCGAGTACTGGCCGCGAACGCGCCCTTTCAGGAACGCGAAGACCTTAGCGTCCGGCGGTATGATCCCTGCCTTCGCCCCGGCTTCGATCGCCATGTTCGAGATCGTGATTCGATCAGAGAGGCTCAACTGCTCGATCGCGGTGCCATAGAACTCCTGCGCACGATACAGCGAGCCTGAGACACCGATATCGCCAATGATGTGCAGAACGATATCTTTTCCCATGACGAAGGGCTGCAGTGCGCCGTTGACCACGAACTTCTGGGTCTCCGGCACCTTGAACCATAATTTACCGGTCGCCATCGCCGCTGCCGCCTCGGTGGAGCCGACGCCGGTGGAGAAGGCGCCGAGTGCGCCGTAGGAACAGGTATGAGAGTCCGCACCGATGATCAGCCGGCCCGGCGCGGCGAAACCGTCCTCGATCATCACCTGGTGGCAGATACCGCCGCGGCCGATCTCGTAATAGTGCGCGATCCCGTAGCGACGCGCATAGGTCCGCAGCGCCTTCGCCTGCTCGGCTGAGGGCACATCCTTGTTCGGCACGTAGTGATCCTGGACCACCACCACCTTTTCGCGCCTGATCCGGTGCTCGGGACCGAAGGCCTCGAAGACTTCGAAGGCCGGGACGCCCGTGACATCGTTCACCATGACGTAATCCACTTCGCATTCCACGATCTCACCAGCGCTTGCCGCCGCTCCTTTACCAGCCTTCTCACCCAGTATCTTCTCTGCTATCGTGGGCATGGTTCACTAACCAGTTCTTTGCCAGGATAAGAAAAACGTTGCCGGTTTTTACGTACTTACGGCTCGCTAGCAGGTTTCCGGTCGGTTTGCCTGCAGGTCGAGCTGCTGTGCCAGAGCGATCACGATTTGGCGGGGGACCGCAACCAGCCCTTCGGGACCCGCATTCAGCGCGACCCAGGTGTTCAACGCGGTGCAGATCTTCAATATCTTCGCCTCCTCGCAGGTATGACGGGTAATGGTATGGACGATCTCGTCCCGATTGATGATCTTCACGAAATAACTGGCCTCAATAACCTGCAGCAGCGCCTGCGCGCGCGCTTCTGCGTCTTCCGTATCCATAGTAGTGCTTTGTTCATCCGGGTATATGAACAGGACAACCGTAAGGCACGGTGTGGCACCTGCATGCAGGACCGCTGCAATCAGGTATAGGTCCCGGTCACCCACCGCGTGCCGGTGATCTCAGCCACCGCCCGCGTGAGTGCAATGAGATCCTCACGATCAAGCGCATTCACGTCGTTCTTGCCCACGATCCGCGTGAGTGCAGCGACTTCGGCCGTCGCTACCTGTATGAAGTTCGCGAGCCGGTTTACGCCCGTTTCGAGCTCAAGCTGCTTCATCAGGCCAGGGTTATGCGTGGTGACGCCGGTCGGGCATAGTCCGGTATGGCAGAGCCGGTACTGCTCACAGTTGATCGCGATCAAGGCCGCCGTGCCCGTGTAAACGGCATCCGCACCCAGGGCGAGGCACCGGGCGAAATCTGCGGACGTGCGCAGCCCGCCGCCCGCAATGAGCGTTATTTTACCGCTCATGCTAAGATCGCTCAGGTATCGTGCCGCGCGCGGTAACGCGGCAACCAGGGGAATCCCCACGTTCTCGCGCACGTAATAGTCGGTCGCACCGGTACCGCCACCGAACCCGTCAAGCGCCACGAAATCCACCCCGGCGTCTACTAACACCTCCAGATCCTGCTCCACATTACCGCAGCCGATCTTCGCACCGATGGGCACGCCGTCCGTCTTTTCACGCAGCCAGGAGACTTTCGCCTTGATCTCCGCGGGCGTGGCCATATCGTGGTGGTGGGCAGGCGAGTACGCAGCTTCACCATCCGCTAACCCGCGCGCCTCAGCCACATCCGGGGTCATCTTACTCGCCGGCAGATAGCTGCCCTTGCCGGGATACGCGCCCTGCCCGAACCGTATCTCGATGGCGGCCACGCGCTTCAAGAGCGCCTCGTCCACGCCGAACCTGCCGGTCGCATACTGCCCGATGAGGAATTCAGGAGCAGCAGTCAGTTCCTCATCCAGGATACCGCCCTCGCCCGAGTTGAACGCGATCTTCAAGAGCGCTGCGGTACGTGCGATGACGAGTTTCACCTTCTTTGCGGTCGCCCCGTAGCTCATGCCCGCGATCATGATCGGCGCGGCGACCTTCAGCGGCCGCTTCGCCTGCGGCCCGATAACCACCGTGGTGTTTACTGGCTCTTCACGATTGAGCGGGATCCGGTGCACCTGTGCGGGGACGAACTGGAGGTGCTGCAAGGAGTATGGCAGCGGTTTCAGGGAGCCCATAGACCGCACCACGCTCGTGCCGGTCGCGGCCATCTCCTTGATATCCACCACGGTCTGGTAAAACGCAGCGTCTTCGTCCGCTCGCCGCTTGCGTATGATTATGCCCGTATCACCGACCGGTTCTTTATCGCAATAGTAGATGCGCTGCAGCTCGTTCTCGGCATACACGGGGCAGAGCGTGCAGGTACAGCCCTTGATGGGGATATCGCAGCTGCTCGACCCGCGTGCGCAACACAGCACCTCCTCGCCCGGGCACCCGTGAGGATAACTCGGACAGCTCGCGCAGATACACTTCTTACGGTTTGCCGCGCTATCTTCGACCATACGAAGGCTCCGTTAGGGTGAGTTACTCAGTGTGCTTTGCCGTCACGGCAGAAATAGCCCAGCGGTTTGCCGCTTACCAGCGCGTACTCTTTCCAGAGCGGGCAATCGCCGCAGATGCACATCTGACGGGTATTAAGGTCTTTACAGGCCGCAGTACCCGTTGCGCAATAGAGGCCCGGGACATCTTCCGGCTCCGGCATCACGCCGCTACCTCGCGCCGCAGCCTTCGCCAGCTGCGCCTTCACGCAGGCGCTTCCGGTCTGTACCGGGCATTGCGCGCAGAGGCACTTCGCAACGTTCTCGCGGGTAAACGGTACTTTTTGGTTCTGCTCAACCATGTTCGTTTCCACCTCGTTCGTTCACAACACTTACAAATAACGAACCATAGCGAATTTAATAGTGCTGCTGGCTGTTCGTTACGCTGTACAGCTACGGTCCACCCGCGCGAACAGCGCTAAATCAGGTGCGGATACGGCGGTCTCCGCGGTCTGCTTGCTTGTTCTCTGCTTCCGCACACCGACCGGCCCTACCCCGTCTGATCCACGCTGTTGAATTTCACACACGAGAGCGATACCGTCTCGCTTTATTTATTTAAGTCCCCGGGCGTCGCCCTACTTGCCTTTCTGCATATAGGCCAGTACGTCCTCGATCCGTTTTGAGACGTCACCGAGTATTTTCTTCTCTTCCGCGCTCAGTGAAGGGGAGACCTGCAGCCCTTTCAGGATACCGATCGCCTCAACAGCCTTATTCATCTGATCTGAAAGCTTTTCAACCTCAGCCCCTTTCTTCTCGCGCTTCTTCGCGCGCTTATGCTTCGCTCTCACATGATGCGCCAAGAGTAATGGCTTGTCAAATTCCTCGCCGCAATACTTGCACTTATATACCTTCTTCTCTACGGTCATTTCTTTCACCCTGTTCTTACCATTGTGCAGTCAGTATATAAATACAGTGCACATGTTGTAGTGGCTCGAAAGTTATGGCACACTCTTTTAGTTCTTATTGTGGCATTGATTCAACACCTTTTTGCGCCCTGACTCTTGAACGTACGTGAAGTTCTATAAAGATAGCGCGAAATCGAGCGTATCACGAACTCAGGGCCGACTGTTTCGTCGCGACAGCGATACAGCAGTTCAGGTTCACGGTCACTCAGCAACCACGCCGATGTAAAAGGGCTCGAGCAGGGATTGCGCGTTCTCGGAATGCGGTATGCCCGTGCCGGGTTTTTCGTCCCACACTGCGGTGACATCAGTGCCACACCGCTGGAGGATCGTACTGCCAAAACTGCCACCGTGGCACGGCATGCCCGTGGCGTTATAGACCTGCCCATGGATAACGATCCAGCAATCCTGAGCGGTGCTGTGGCGCGCGACCTCTGCGAGTGTGAAGCTCGTTTCAGCACCGCCGTCCGGTGGTGCTTCCTGCTCCACGCAGCCGGAGGTGAAGAACAGCGCGAGCAGCAGACCTGCTATGATCCACCCGTATACAGATCTTCGGACCATTTTGTACCGTATAGAATGGT encodes:
- a CDS encoding 3-isopropylmalate dehydratase small subunit; protein product: MRIWKFGDNVDTDQIIPAEFLTTGDAKTLAVHAFAKVRPEFAAEVQAGDIIVAGANFGCGSSREHAPRALLGAGIECVIARSFARIFFRNAINIGLPLIEADVVEQIDEEDQLELNIDQGIIENLTKQEAYTFPPLPPFMQQLLKSGGLINYIKAQQT
- a CDS encoding DUF2769 domain-containing protein is translated as MVEDSAANRKKCICASCPSYPHGCPGEEVLCCARGSSSCDIPIKGCTCTLCPVYAENELQRIYYCDKEPVGDTGIIIRKRRADEDAAFYQTVVDIKEMAATGTSVVRSMGSLKPLPYSLQHLQFVPAQVHRIPLNREEPVNTTVVIGPQAKRPLKVAAPIMIAGMSYGATAKKVKLVIARTAALLKIAFNSGEGGILDEELTAAPEFLIGQYATGRFGVDEALLKRVAAIEIRFGQGAYPGKGSYLPASKMTPDVAEARGLADGEAAYSPAHHHDMATPAEIKAKVSWLREKTDGVPIGAKIGCGNVEQDLEVLVDAGVDFVALDGFGGGTGATDYYVRENVGIPLVAALPRAARYLSDLSMSGKITLIAGGGLRTSADFARCLALGADAVYTGTAALIAINCEQYRLCHTGLCPTGVTTHNPGLMKQLELETGVNRLANFIQVATAEVAALTRIVGKNDVNALDREDLIALTRAVAEITGTRWVTGTYT
- a CDS encoding DUF2769 domain-containing protein translates to MVEQNQKVPFTRENVAKCLCAQCPVQTGSACVKAQLAKAAARGSGVMPEPEDVPGLYCATGTAACKDLNTRQMCICGDCPLWKEYALVSGKPLGYFCRDGKAH
- a CDS encoding 3-isopropylmalate dehydratase large subunit: MPTIAEKILGEKAGKGAAASAGEIVECEVDYVMVNDVTGVPAFEVFEAFGPEHRIRREKVVVVQDHYVPNKDVPSAEQAKALRTYARRYGIAHYYEIGRGGICHQVMIEDGFAAPGRLIIGADSHTCSYGALGAFSTGVGSTEAAAAMATGKLWFKVPETQKFVVNGALQPFVMGKDIVLHIIGDIGVSGSLYRAQEFYGTAIEQLSLSDRITISNMAIEAGAKAGIIPPDAKVFAFLKGRVRGQYSPVYADGRDDEYEKIYEYNAAAIPPTVACPFLPENTVPARELDVTIDQAYLGSCTNGRIEDLRIAAALLRAPRRVHEDVRMVVVPASDRVFQQAIAEGLIQTFLAAGAFVCGPTCGACLGGHMGVLANGERCVSTTNRNFIGRMGHKDSEVYLANPAVVAASAITGRITDPNELPV